Proteins encoded in a region of the Flavobacteriaceae bacterium HL-DH10 genome:
- a CDS encoding LysR family transcriptional regulator has product MSYQIEFRHIKYFLAVADTLHFRKAAETLFISQPGLSRQIKEMEDQLGMKLFERHNRQVKLTHTGLYLKEELSKNLKNLETILNHAKLLETGKDGQLNFGYVGSAMQQIIPDLLLQFTKNHPDVLFSLKEMDNQKQIEGLLSQDIDIGFVRLERIPRGLKSYPVLKESFCLVLPKDHPIDASNFKNMGQLKNEHFILFDPEYSASYYEKVMGIFDDSGFSPLVSHNTIHAGSIYKLVENNFGISIVPKSLKTENNSNIKFIELTKIRQKTVLSAVWNPDNRNPILDKVIRLL; this is encoded by the coding sequence ATGAGTTATCAAATAGAGTTTAGACATATTAAATATTTTTTAGCTGTAGCAGACACATTACACTTTAGAAAAGCCGCAGAAACCCTTTTTATTTCTCAACCTGGATTGAGTAGACAAATAAAAGAAATGGAAGATCAATTGGGTATGAAGTTATTTGAACGCCATAACCGACAAGTAAAACTGACGCATACTGGATTATACTTAAAAGAAGAACTCTCTAAAAACTTAAAAAACTTAGAAACCATTTTAAATCATGCTAAACTACTTGAAACTGGTAAAGATGGTCAGCTAAACTTTGGTTATGTAGGATCTGCTATGCAGCAAATCATTCCTGATTTATTATTACAATTCACTAAAAACCATCCAGATGTGCTATTTAGTTTGAAAGAAATGGATAACCAAAAACAAATTGAAGGTTTGCTTTCTCAAGATATCGATATTGGTTTTGTTCGTTTAGAACGCATTCCTAGAGGTTTAAAGAGCTATCCTGTTTTAAAAGAATCGTTTTGTTTGGTATTACCTAAAGATCATCCCATTGATGCTTCTAATTTTAAAAACATGGGACAACTAAAAAATGAACATTTTATACTATTCGATCCCGAATACAGCGCTTCCTATTATGAAAAAGTGATGGGTATTTTTGACGATAGTGGATTCAGCCCATTAGTATCTCATAATACCATTCACGCCGGTTCTATTTATAAATTAGTTGAAAACAATTTCGGAATTTCTATTGTGCCTAAATCATTAAAAACCGAAAATAATTCAAACATAAAATTTATAGAACTTACTAAAATTCGCCAAAAAACGGTACTATCTGCTGTTTGGAATCCAGACAATAGGAATCCTATATTAGATAAAGTGATTAGGTTATTATAA